A genomic stretch from Candidatus Acidiferrales bacterium includes:
- a CDS encoding MtnX-like HAD-IB family phosphatase, which produces MTSLRPKVFVDFDGTITTQDVGNQFFRKFGNETESLKAVEMWKAGKMSGRDLTLKEAEYVAVDEEDALRYVETFQIDPTFKDFIAYCRSSSMEISVLSDGLDFYIKRIFDLNGISGVPFYSNIVRFNSNGIRVEFPYQSDCSKCGNCKGHQILTRTGIDDVVIYIGNGFSDRCAVQYADVIFAKDELLKYCEESNITYFPFETFEDVMRKMNKTFNDGKFRKRHRAELKRREAYLAE; this is translated from the coding sequence ATGACCAGTTTACGACCTAAGGTATTCGTCGACTTTGACGGAACCATCACGACGCAGGATGTCGGGAACCAATTTTTTAGAAAATTCGGAAACGAAACGGAGTCGCTGAAAGCGGTTGAGATGTGGAAGGCAGGCAAAATGTCCGGACGAGACCTGACGCTGAAAGAGGCTGAATATGTTGCGGTGGACGAGGAAGATGCTTTAAGGTATGTCGAAACTTTCCAGATCGATCCAACATTCAAAGATTTTATCGCATACTGCAGATCGAGCTCGATGGAAATTTCCGTTCTAAGCGATGGACTCGATTTTTACATCAAAAGAATTTTCGACTTGAACGGGATATCGGGTGTCCCGTTTTATTCAAATATTGTTCGTTTCAATTCAAACGGAATCCGTGTTGAGTTCCCTTATCAGTCGGACTGCAGCAAGTGCGGTAATTGCAAGGGTCATCAAATTCTGACGAGGACCGGGATTGATGACGTCGTAATCTACATAGGAAACGGATTTTCGGACCGGTGTGCCGTTCAATACGCCGATGTGATTTTCGCGAAGGACGAGCTGTTGAAATATTGCGAGGAAAGCAACATCACGTATTTCCCGTTCGAGACTTTTGAAGATGTGATGAGAAAAATGAACAAGACTTTCAATGATGGAAAGTTCAGAAAGCGCCATCGCGCGGAACTGAAACGCAGAGAGGCTTATCTGGCAGAATGA
- a CDS encoding isoprenylcysteine carboxylmethyltransferase family protein — translation MTALINRNWKNYLFTYRSYTPIPFLIAMIWFASPTVMSLAVGFVISLLGEAIRFWGVLYAGSETRTTGKAGGTQLVTSGPYAHVRNPLYIGNILIYLGVGIMSNALVPWLQLIALFYFILQYRAIVSIEEEYLSKTFSDWKIYCANVRRFVPKLKTFRINDDVVPGRPNPRPNFPRAVRSERSSLIALTSLTILLIVFRVISRGGA, via the coding sequence ATGACGGCATTAATAAATAGAAATTGGAAAAACTATTTGTTCACCTACAGGAGCTATACGCCTATCCCTTTTTTGATAGCCATGATATGGTTTGCTTCGCCGACGGTCATGTCGCTCGCTGTTGGTTTCGTCATTTCGCTCTTAGGAGAAGCGATACGTTTCTGGGGAGTATTATATGCGGGAAGCGAGACACGCACTACAGGAAAGGCGGGCGGGACACAGCTTGTTACAAGCGGCCCTTACGCTCACGTAAGGAATCCGCTGTACATCGGAAATATCCTGATATACCTAGGTGTTGGAATCATGTCGAATGCCCTTGTACCATGGCTGCAATTGATCGCTCTCTTTTATTTTATTCTCCAATACCGGGCCATTGTAAGCATCGAGGAAGAATATTTATCGAAGACGTTTTCCGATTGGAAAATCTATTGCGCAAATGTGCGTCGTTTTGTTCCGAAATTAAAGACATTTCGAATTAATGATGATGTTGTTCCCGGCAGGCCGAATCCGCGACCTAATTTTCCGAGGGCCGTTCGCTCGGAACGCTCGTCCTTAATTGCGCTGACTTCATTGACAATTCTCCTGATCGTATTTCGCGTAATATCCAGGGGTGGTGCATGA
- the lpxB gene encoding lipid-A-disaccharide synthase, with product MSKTCMIIAGEISGDKHAARVVERMKRERDLRVIGIGGDRMKAAGVELLYHVKEMSVMGFGEIISKLPFFRKVRRDLSRVIAEEKPSAVILVDYPGFNLRFAELAKRKGLKVVYFISPQIWAWGKGRIKKIRRTVDLMLTIFKFEEEMYKKENVTAHFIGHPLVDEMKIPRAGEVENFREKYSSALSAVNKRRKFLALLPGSRMQEIKRILPTMLESVKVLKMELADDGIELETIIGCAPGVEDETYHKIVEQSGFNAHLCLEVELLMSSADAGMVTSGTATLEAALHNLPIVVVYKTSFATYFIGRLLVRLKSISLVNIVAQQEIVHELVQYGFKPPMAAAFVKEILTDNQAVDEIRRKYAELKNIIGGEGACDRAAELILKMI from the coding sequence ATGAGCAAGACTTGTATGATTATTGCTGGTGAAATTTCCGGCGATAAGCACGCCGCTCGAGTGGTCGAGAGAATGAAAAGAGAAAGAGACCTGCGAGTGATTGGAATCGGAGGAGACAGGATGAAGGCTGCCGGAGTTGAACTGCTCTATCATGTGAAAGAAATGTCGGTGATGGGGTTTGGCGAAATCATATCAAAGCTCCCGTTCTTCAGGAAAGTCAGACGCGATTTATCCCGCGTGATTGCAGAGGAAAAACCTTCGGCGGTGATTCTCGTCGATTATCCCGGTTTCAATTTACGCTTTGCAGAACTTGCAAAGAGAAAAGGGTTGAAGGTGGTTTATTTCATAAGCCCGCAAATATGGGCATGGGGAAAAGGCCGCATAAAGAAAATTCGACGGACTGTAGATTTAATGCTCACCATCTTCAAGTTTGAAGAAGAAATGTATAAGAAGGAAAATGTGACCGCTCACTTTATCGGCCACCCCCTCGTCGACGAGATGAAAATTCCGCGCGCCGGCGAGGTCGAGAATTTCCGAGAAAAGTACTCAAGTGCTCTTTCGGCAGTAAATAAAAGGAGGAAATTTCTTGCGCTGCTGCCGGGAAGTCGGATGCAGGAGATAAAGCGGATTTTGCCGACGATGCTTGAATCAGTTAAAGTCCTGAAGATGGAATTAGCAGATGATGGCATCGAGCTTGAGACGATAATCGGATGTGCTCCTGGTGTCGAAGATGAAACATACCACAAAATCGTGGAACAATCTGGATTCAATGCTCATTTGTGCCTTGAGGTAGAATTGCTGATGAGTTCAGCAGATGCAGGAATGGTGACAAGCGGCACGGCAACACTTGAGGCAGCTCTGCATAATTTGCCAATCGTGGTCGTGTACAAAACAAGCTTCGCTACATATTTCATAGGAAGATTGCTCGTCCGGTTAAAATCCATCTCGCTGGTAAATATCGTGGCACAGCAAGAAATTGTCCATGAATTAGTTCAATACGGCTTCAAACCCCCAATGGCGGCGGCATTCGTCAAAGAGATCTTGACAGACAATCAAGCTGTGGATGAGATCAGGCGCAAGTATGCAGAACTGAAAAACATTATTGGCGGTGAGGGAGCATGCGACAGGGCAGCCGAATTGATATTGAAGATGATTTGA
- the lpxK gene encoding tetraacyldisaccharide 4'-kinase: MRQGSRIDIEDDLMARGIRDLLLPFSTLFGGVVAARNYGYDNRFLRIKKLPKPVISVGNISVGGSGKTPFVMYLVEKILSLGKKPAVLSRGYKRVTDDLIISCPQKGIEPDVRMVGDEPALISQNFPDIPVAVRKDRYHAGLDVLEKFDVDVFVLDDGFQNRGLHRDLDFVLLRGSLEDLKDYYLPSGRLRDSKRRIRRADLVVLTSHGEWSIPGGDFLRNYSSIPMAGVSFLPCYFTDHAGQRYPLEMIAGREVAAFCAIAMPGQFFSGIESLKPGAVSKRTFRDHHWFDEYDIDEIFGGNEDLIAVTTAKDAMRIFLDEELCEKEEVKQIFALNEKAMVCFGEDHIEAALVKTFGESNE; this comes from the coding sequence ATGCGACAGGGCAGCCGAATTGATATTGAAGATGATTTGATGGCACGGGGAATAAGAGATTTATTGTTGCCGTTCAGCACGTTATTTGGCGGTGTTGTTGCGGCAAGAAATTATGGCTATGATAATCGTTTTCTTAGGATTAAGAAATTACCGAAGCCGGTCATTTCCGTCGGGAACATCTCCGTCGGCGGTTCGGGCAAGACGCCATTTGTGATGTATTTGGTAGAAAAGATTTTATCGCTCGGCAAAAAACCGGCTGTTCTGTCGCGGGGGTACAAGCGTGTGACAGATGATTTGATTATTTCATGTCCGCAAAAAGGGATTGAGCCGGACGTTCGAATGGTTGGAGATGAGCCTGCATTGATCTCCCAGAATTTTCCGGACATTCCCGTCGCTGTCCGGAAGGATCGTTATCATGCCGGGCTCGATGTCCTTGAAAAATTTGACGTGGATGTTTTCGTCTTGGATGACGGATTTCAAAATAGAGGGCTGCACCGCGACTTGGATTTTGTCCTGCTCAGAGGCTCCCTGGAAGACCTAAAGGATTATTATTTGCCATCGGGCCGCTTACGCGATTCTAAAAGGAGGATACGCCGGGCCGATCTGGTTGTCCTTACGTCACACGGTGAGTGGAGCATCCCCGGGGGGGATTTCCTAAGGAATTACTCGAGTATTCCGATGGCCGGAGTAAGTTTTTTGCCGTGTTATTTCACGGATCATGCCGGACAGAGATATCCCCTTGAGATGATCGCCGGCAGAGAAGTTGCGGCCTTTTGTGCAATCGCAATGCCCGGACAGTTCTTTTCAGGAATCGAAAGCTTGAAGCCAGGAGCTGTGTCAAAAAGAACTTTTCGAGATCATCACTGGTTCGACGAATATGATATCGATGAAATATTCGGCGGCAATGAAGACTTGATAGCGGTGACGACGGCGAAAGACGCGATGCGGATTTTTCTCGATGAAGAGTTGTGCGAGAAGGAGGAAGTGAAACAGATTTTTGCCCTGAACGAGAAAGCCATGGTCTGTTTCGGCGAAGATCATATAGAAGCAGCGCTCGTAAAAACCTTTGGTGAAAGTAATGAGTGA
- a CDS encoding gamma-glutamyl-gamma-aminobutyrate hydrolase family protein (Members of this family of hydrolases with an active site Cys residue belong to MEROPS family C26.) → MSDRIRKVGMSDCGEKDVNYENFLRLLPDSEIIVLSKHNSDELENCDGLVLTGGVDVAPELYGEWPDETVKVDSERDGIEYKMIDAALKRDIPIVGICRGLQVLNVYFGGTLIIDLEKFHGRNHRAISDDEDRFHKVILISESKLKNYIKQEDGIVNSSHHQAADRIGSGLKVVARADDGTVEAIESSDGRSIVAVQWHPERLKADSPFSRGVLALFDYYLKDAVPKKVFGQKSISIQQ, encoded by the coding sequence ATGAGTGACAGGATCCGAAAGGTAGGAATGTCTGATTGCGGAGAAAAAGATGTTAATTACGAAAACTTCTTGCGACTTCTTCCCGATTCGGAAATTATCGTGCTGTCGAAACACAATTCAGATGAGCTTGAAAATTGTGACGGCCTCGTCTTGACGGGCGGCGTCGATGTCGCACCTGAACTTTACGGTGAATGGCCCGATGAAACGGTGAAAGTTGATTCGGAAAGAGATGGCATCGAATATAAGATGATCGATGCGGCTTTGAAAAGGGATATCCCGATCGTTGGGATCTGCCGCGGCCTGCAGGTATTAAATGTCTATTTTGGCGGTACGCTGATAATCGATCTGGAAAAATTTCACGGAAGAAATCACCGGGCAATTTCAGATGATGAAGACAGGTTTCACAAGGTTATTCTGATTAGTGAATCGAAGTTGAAAAATTACATAAAGCAGGAGGATGGAATAGTAAATAGTTCGCACCATCAAGCTGCAGACAGGATCGGCAGCGGATTGAAAGTCGTCGCGCGTGCCGATGACGGAACAGTCGAAGCGATTGAAAGCAGTGATGGACGGAGTATTGTCGCCGTTCAATGGCATCCTGAGCGGTTGAAGGCCGACAGCCCTTTTTCGCGGGGTGTGCTCGCTCTGTTCGATTATTATCTAAAAGATGCCGTCCCGAAGAAGGTCTTCGGGCAAAAGAGCATTTCTATACAGCAATGA
- the ppdK gene encoding pyruvate, phosphate dikinase — MSKTKYVYFFGSGKAEGRAEMKNLLGGKGANLAEMTNIGLPVPPGFTITTEVCTYYYANKRNYPKSLKAEVDKAVKRLESSVGAKFGEKNNPLLVSVRSGARASMPGMMDTILNLGINDTVVEGLAKKTNNPRFAYDSYRRFVQMYGDVVLGLKPIHKDEIDPFEAIIERKKKEKGVHHDTELNANDLKDLVIKFKNAIKEKTGHDFPENPIEQLWGAIGAVFGSWNNDRAIAYRKMYDIPESWGTAVNVVAMVFGNMGETSGTGVAFTRDAATGANVFYGEYLMNAQGEDVVAGIRTPIPISKLADENPKVYNQLEKIRKTLEKHYRDMNDIEFTIQEGKLYMLQCRVGKRTAFAAIKIAVDMVDEKLITEKEALGRIEPDQLNQLLRPVFDLKEKSAAVNDSRLLAKGLNAGPGAATGRIVFNAPDAEEWHKRGEQVILTRIETSPEDIRGMDAANGILTARGGMTSHAALVARQMGKVCVVGCSALEIDYSTHTMHVNGKVVKEGDWISIDGTTGEVIQGKVATKPSEVLQVIIDRTLDPKDAPIFQQFEKIMKWADKYRTLKIRTNADQPDQASNAVAFGAEGIGLCRTEHMFFGEGKIGPMREMILADTLDARKKALAKLLPLQRADFEGIFEAMKGMPVTIRTLDPPLHEFLPHEEKAQRALAQQMGISYEKVHQRVEDLHEFNPMLGFRGCRLGIIYPEITEMQSRAIFEAAANVQKKGIKVEPEVMIPLVGNVKELDGQAKIVRQAAEEVMKEKGVKFEYLVGTMIEIPRGALTADEVAKTAEFFSFGTNDLTQTTLGVSRDDAGRFLIPYTQMEIYAKDPFEVLDRDGVGQLMKIAKEKGRSVKPGLKLGICGEHGGEPSSVEFCHMIGLNYVSCSPFRVPIARLAAARAALTYPAKPPLKARGARQTTKKPSSKRTKKARR, encoded by the coding sequence ATGAGTAAAACGAAATACGTGTATTTCTTCGGCAGCGGAAAAGCCGAGGGAAGGGCTGAAATGAAAAACCTTCTCGGTGGAAAGGGGGCGAATCTTGCGGAGATGACAAACATAGGTTTGCCGGTTCCTCCGGGATTCACAATCACCACTGAGGTTTGCACATACTATTATGCCAACAAGAGGAATTATCCTAAGTCATTAAAAGCTGAGGTCGACAAGGCTGTCAAGCGCCTTGAATCATCGGTGGGCGCAAAATTCGGCGAAAAAAATAATCCGCTTCTGGTTTCCGTCAGGTCCGGTGCGAGGGCTTCGATGCCGGGAATGATGGATACAATTCTTAATCTCGGAATAAATGATACAGTTGTAGAAGGGCTTGCAAAGAAGACCAACAATCCGCGGTTTGCGTATGATTCCTACAGGCGTTTCGTTCAAATGTACGGTGACGTGGTTCTCGGGTTGAAGCCGATTCACAAAGATGAAATAGATCCGTTCGAAGCGATCATCGAGCGGAAGAAAAAAGAAAAGGGCGTGCACCATGATACGGAATTAAACGCCAACGATTTGAAGGACCTGGTGATCAAATTCAAGAATGCCATCAAAGAAAAGACCGGCCACGACTTTCCGGAAAACCCGATAGAGCAGCTGTGGGGAGCGATCGGTGCCGTGTTTGGATCATGGAACAACGATCGCGCGATCGCATATAGGAAAATGTACGACATTCCTGAATCATGGGGAACAGCCGTCAACGTAGTTGCCATGGTGTTTGGCAACATGGGCGAGACCTCAGGTACCGGCGTCGCGTTCACCCGCGATGCGGCGACGGGTGCAAATGTTTTTTACGGTGAATATCTGATGAACGCCCAGGGCGAAGACGTCGTCGCGGGGATTCGCACTCCCATTCCCATCTCGAAACTTGCTGATGAGAACCCGAAGGTATACAACCAGCTCGAAAAAATTCGCAAGACGCTCGAGAAACATTATCGAGATATGAATGATATCGAGTTCACTATTCAAGAGGGTAAACTCTATATGCTGCAGTGCCGCGTCGGTAAGCGAACAGCATTTGCGGCAATCAAGATAGCTGTGGACATGGTCGATGAGAAACTGATAACCGAAAAGGAAGCTCTCGGCAGAATCGAGCCTGATCAGTTGAATCAGCTTCTTAGACCGGTATTTGATTTGAAGGAAAAAAGTGCTGCGGTGAATGACAGCCGGCTTCTCGCGAAAGGACTGAATGCAGGACCCGGAGCTGCAACCGGACGAATTGTTTTCAACGCACCTGACGCTGAAGAGTGGCACAAACGGGGCGAGCAGGTTATTCTAACCCGCATCGAGACTTCTCCTGAAGATATCAGAGGAATGGATGCTGCGAACGGCATCCTGACTGCGAGGGGCGGCATGACCTCGCACGCCGCGCTTGTGGCACGCCAGATGGGAAAAGTCTGCGTCGTAGGATGCTCGGCTCTTGAGATTGATTACTCGACTCATACAATGCACGTTAATGGAAAAGTTGTTAAAGAGGGCGATTGGATTTCAATCGATGGGACAACCGGCGAGGTCATTCAAGGAAAGGTTGCAACAAAGCCGTCGGAAGTCTTGCAGGTTATCATCGACAGAACTCTGGATCCCAAGGATGCCCCGATATTCCAGCAGTTTGAGAAAATCATGAAGTGGGCGGACAAATACAGAACCCTGAAAATTCGTACGAACGCCGACCAGCCCGATCAAGCGTCAAACGCAGTGGCATTCGGCGCAGAAGGAATCGGTCTCTGCCGGACTGAACATATGTTTTTCGGTGAGGGTAAGATCGGGCCGATGCGTGAGATGATTCTCGCTGATACTCTGGACGCGCGCAAGAAGGCACTTGCAAAATTGCTCCCTCTCCAGCGAGCCGACTTCGAAGGAATTTTTGAAGCCATGAAAGGCATGCCGGTAACGATCAGGACCCTGGATCCGCCGCTCCACGAATTCCTGCCGCATGAGGAAAAGGCACAGCGTGCACTAGCCCAGCAAATGGGAATCAGCTATGAGAAAGTCCACCAGCGCGTGGAAGATCTTCACGAGTTCAACCCGATGCTGGGATTCCGAGGATGCCGGCTGGGCATCATCTATCCTGAAATAACTGAGATGCAGAGCCGCGCTATCTTCGAAGCGGCAGCCAACGTCCAGAAAAAGGGAATAAAGGTCGAGCCGGAAGTTATGATCCCGCTCGTCGGCAATGTGAAGGAACTTGACGGCCAGGCAAAGATTGTACGGCAAGCAGCCGAAGAGGTGATGAAGGAAAAAGGCGTGAAGTTCGAGTATCTTGTCGGAACCATGATAGAAATTCCGCGGGGTGCACTCACTGCCGATGAGGTTGCAAAGACGGCGGAGTTCTTCAGCTTTGGCACAAATGACTTGACTCAAACAACACTTGGTGTCAGCCGTGACGATGCGGGCCGCTTCCTGATTCCATACACGCAAATGGAAATCTACGCCAAGGATCCGTTTGAAGTATTGGATCGTGATGGTGTCGGTCAGTTGATGAAGATCGCGAAGGAAAAGGGCCGATCTGTCAAGCCGGGTCTTAAGCTCGGTATTTGCGGCGAACATGGCGGCGAGCCGTCTTCGGTCGAGTTCTGTCACATGATTGGACTGAATTATGTCAGCTGCTCGCCATTCAGAGTGCCGATTGCGAGACTGGCCGCTGCCCGTGCTGCGCTTACATATCCGGCGAAACCTCCTCTGAAGGCTCGCGGAGCAAGGCAGACGACCAAGAAGCCGTCATCCAAAAGAACGAAAAAGGCAAGAAGGTAA
- the queA gene encoding tRNA preQ1(34) S-adenosylmethionine ribosyltransferase-isomerase QueA: MKLSDFKYPIPRNLIAKSPAHPRDHAKMMVVDRKTQQIEDKNFHEIADYLEKGDSVVVNETKVFPARLMGRKEKTNAKIEVLLLRELNHEEGIWDVVVEPARKVRIGNKIYFDEEKMYAEVIDNTTSRGRTIKFNYKGDIYKILDRIGQMPLPHYIKREPTDKDKEDYQTIYARVVGAVAAPTAGLHFTTRLFSKLEKRGVKILPVTLHIGIGTFRTVDVEDLTKHRMDSEFFEIPPETAKAINQSIDSRKRVYAVGTSVVRVLESNVTTDNHVKAGRGWTDKFIYPPFDFKVVDHLITNFHLPETTLIMLVSAFTGHDLMMRAYKKAIKDGYRFYSYGDAMLIL, translated from the coding sequence ATGAAACTTTCTGATTTTAAGTATCCGATTCCTCGCAACTTGATTGCAAAATCTCCTGCTCATCCGCGCGACCATGCGAAAATGATGGTCGTCGATAGGAAGACCCAACAGATTGAGGACAAGAACTTTCATGAGATTGCAGATTATCTTGAGAAAGGAGACTCTGTTGTCGTAAATGAAACGAAGGTTTTTCCTGCGCGCCTGATGGGAAGAAAGGAAAAGACTAACGCAAAGATAGAAGTACTTCTCCTTAGGGAGTTGAATCATGAGGAAGGAATCTGGGATGTCGTTGTCGAACCTGCAAGGAAGGTCCGAATAGGAAACAAGATCTACTTCGATGAAGAGAAAATGTATGCGGAGGTGATCGACAATACTACCAGTCGCGGCAGGACTATCAAATTCAATTACAAGGGAGACATCTACAAGATACTCGACAGGATCGGGCAGATGCCGCTGCCGCATTACATCAAGAGAGAACCGACCGATAAAGATAAGGAAGACTATCAGACTATCTACGCACGGGTGGTCGGCGCTGTGGCCGCTCCCACCGCGGGACTTCATTTCACGACGCGCCTTTTTTCAAAACTGGAAAAGAGGGGCGTGAAAATTCTGCCGGTCACTCTCCACATCGGGATAGGAACGTTTCGAACAGTGGACGTCGAAGATTTGACCAAGCATCGAATGGACTCGGAGTTCTTCGAAATCCCGCCTGAGACCGCAAAGGCGATTAACCAATCAATCGATTCCAGAAAGAGAGTATACGCAGTCGGGACCTCGGTCGTGCGGGTCCTCGAGTCAAATGTCACCACCGACAATCATGTCAAGGCTGGCAGAGGCTGGACGGATAAATTCATCTATCCTCCTTTTGATTTCAAGGTAGTTGACCATCTGATAACTAATTTTCATTTACCCGAGACTACGCTGATCATGCTTGTGAGCGCGTTCACCGGTCATGATTTGATGATGCGTGCCTACAAGAAAGCGATAAAAGACGGCTACCGGTTCTACAGTTATGGCGATGCAATGTTGATTCTGTAA
- a CDS encoding 2-C-methyl-D-erythritol 4-phosphate cytidylyltransferase: protein MGKKVIGSPARSRTDFRGIGVIIPAAGAGSRLGGLVKPLVDVNGSVLLARILGLFRELTDVKKICIAVPKTAFRRFEDVVQALKMENLTVIVEGGDKRAISVRNAYEQLRTHITEKDLVCIHDAARPLLSKSDLDSVIDAGWKYGAAFLAAKIKDTLKVVDEKNFCERTIDRSSIYGAQTPQVMLSKLLSKAYKTVRNISEATDEITLMEKIGVKALAVEPRHLNPKLTTHEDLELIKRLIS, encoded by the coding sequence ATGGGAAAGAAAGTCATTGGTAGTCCCGCGAGGAGCAGGACAGACTTCCGCGGGATTGGAGTGATCATCCCGGCTGCGGGTGCCGGGAGTCGTCTCGGAGGTCTCGTCAAGCCTCTTGTAGATGTCAACGGTAGCGTGCTCCTCGCGCGCATCCTAGGTCTCTTCCGAGAACTGACGGACGTCAAAAAAATCTGCATTGCGGTCCCGAAAACTGCTTTTCGCAGATTTGAAGATGTTGTCCAAGCATTGAAGATGGAGAATCTCACCGTGATTGTCGAAGGAGGAGATAAGAGGGCGATTTCGGTTCGCAATGCATATGAGCAGCTTCGAACTCACATAACTGAGAAAGATCTTGTGTGCATCCATGATGCCGCGAGACCGCTTCTGTCGAAATCCGACCTTGACTCCGTCATCGACGCGGGATGGAAATATGGAGCAGCATTTCTTGCGGCAAAAATAAAAGATACTCTGAAGGTAGTTGACGAAAAGAATTTCTGCGAAAGAACTATCGACCGCTCGAGCATTTATGGCGCACAAACGCCGCAGGTCATGTTGTCGAAATTGCTGTCGAAGGCTTATAAGACGGTCAGGAATATCTCTGAAGCCACGGACGAGATCACGCTGATGGAGAAAATTGGCGTTAAAGCGTTGGCGGTTGAGCCCCGGCATTTGAATCCGAAACTGACCACACACGAAGACCTGGAGTTGATCAAGAGACTTATTTCCTGA
- a CDS encoding carboxyl transferase domain-containing protein, which yields MSYGAVMTICGSKMDRTAAFAQNEDTNRELSKKIQKQIEQAKKGGGEEAARKQKERGKMLSRERISHLIDHGTPFREIGTLAAHGLYDEYGGAPSAGIVTGIGKIHGRYAVVVANDSTVKAGAYFPLTIKKNLRAQEIAIRNRIPIIYLVDSAGVFLPMQSEIFPDKDDFGRIFYNNAILSSMGIPQLAAIMGPCVAGGAYLPIMSDESIIVEGTGSVFLAGPHLVKAAIGEETDIERLGGAETHSSISGITDYKVKSDLEALKLIRDLISHRGLQEKAGFERSEPHPPKFDPKEISGIIPVERSKPYDMYEIISRIVDKSEIDEYKATYGKSLICAYARVDGWSVGIVANQRTAVRSRKADNSSEMQIGGVIYSDAANKAARFIMNCNQKRIPIVFFQDVTGFMVGTRAERSGIIKDGAKMVNAVSNSTVPKFTFIIGNSFGAGNYAMCGKAYEPRLIFCWPSAKIAVMGGEQSSQTLMSIRLQQLKRYGKTVSDDEQARLLDEVKKRYENEMEPTYAAARLWVDDIIDPLETRDAISLGIEMANNNPELEKFNVGVVQT from the coding sequence ATGAGCTATGGAGCAGTCATGACAATCTGTGGAAGCAAGATGGATCGAACCGCAGCCTTCGCACAGAATGAAGATACGAATAGGGAGCTTTCAAAGAAAATCCAAAAACAAATCGAGCAGGCGAAAAAAGGTGGCGGTGAGGAAGCGGCAAGAAAACAAAAGGAACGCGGCAAGATGCTTTCACGCGAGCGCATATCGCATCTGATAGATCATGGCACACCTTTCAGAGAAATTGGGACACTTGCTGCACACGGGCTCTATGATGAGTATGGTGGAGCCCCATCCGCCGGCATTGTGACCGGAATCGGGAAAATTCATGGACGATACGCTGTCGTCGTCGCAAATGACTCAACTGTGAAAGCGGGTGCCTACTTTCCTCTCACGATCAAAAAGAATCTCAGGGCACAGGAAATAGCCATTCGAAATAGAATCCCGATAATTTACTTAGTCGACTCCGCTGGAGTATTTCTGCCGATGCAGTCGGAGATCTTTCCTGACAAAGATGATTTTGGAAGAATTTTTTACAACAACGCGATCTTGAGCTCGATGGGAATTCCGCAATTGGCAGCAATCATGGGACCGTGTGTCGCCGGCGGCGCTTATCTCCCTATCATGAGCGATGAGTCGATAATAGTGGAAGGGACGGGAAGCGTGTTCCTCGCAGGGCCTCACCTCGTCAAAGCTGCGATCGGCGAAGAGACCGACATTGAAAGATTAGGCGGAGCTGAAACTCATTCCTCCATCTCGGGCATAACGGACTACAAGGTGAAATCAGATCTTGAGGCATTGAAACTAATTCGTGACTTAATTTCCCATCGTGGTCTGCAAGAGAAAGCCGGCTTCGAACGATCGGAACCGCACCCGCCGAAATTCGACCCGAAAGAAATCAGCGGAATTATTCCTGTCGAAAGATCGAAACCGTACGACATGTATGAAATCATCTCTCGAATTGTCGACAAGAGCGAGATTGACGAATACAAGGCAACTTACGGCAAGTCGCTTATTTGCGCCTATGCGCGAGTAGACGGCTGGTCGGTCGGAATTGTTGCAAACCAGCGTACGGCGGTAAGATCAAGAAAGGCGGACAATTCAAGTGAGATGCAGATCGGAGGAGTGATATATTCCGACGCGGCGAACAAAGCCGCGAGATTCATCATGAATTGTAACCAAAAGAGGATACCTATCGTATTTTTCCAGGATGTCACAGGTTTCATGGTCGGAACACGGGCCGAAAGAAGCGGAATCATAAAAGACGGAGCCAAGATGGTTAACGCTGTCTCAAATTCCACCGTACCGAAATTTACGTTCATAATCGGAAACAGCTTCGGCGCCGGAAACTATGCGATGTGCGGGAAAGCCTATGAACCTCGCCTGATTTTTTGCTGGCCGTCGGCGAAGATCGCCGTCATGGGCGGCGAACAGTCCAGCCAGACTCTGATGAGCATTCGTCTTCAGCAATTGAAGCGATACGGCAAAACGGTTTCCGACGATGAACAAGCAAGACTTCTCGACGAAGTAAAGAAACGTTACGAAAATGAGATGGAACCGACTTATGCTGCCGCAAGATTATGGGTCGACGACATAATAGATCCTCTGGAAACTCGTGATGCAATTTCACTTGGTATAGAAATGGCAAACAACAACCCAGAACTCGAAAAGTTTAACGTCGGTGTCGTTCAAACTTGA